A window from Plasmodium chabaudi chabaudi strain AS genome assembly, chromosome: 11 encodes these proteins:
- a CDS encoding phosphatidylinositol 3-kinase, putative, translated as MDYKENSGQANIKDVDFYVTIKLRFCICLKENNDIIIGKKIYDEKKKLIKKIIYLKKFTLKKKRNGKSRVENIQLKNSDDNIVEKKEEQTEKQNESISSSTIQTSQNQNFTDKKDENKHNNSVSSYTNINYKEWWKEKNQNNFIITCYLIIDNEFFSHPITLECDELKIKGENDEIKIKKKKNPKIDIKVEKKKEEYHDPIDIFIERKKNKITNKIFILNKRICFPVKYRQLNPNSYLLFIFQNKNNTDVSYYSFCRLFTQNGVLKQGLQIRHMYYTGSSDKNNYNITTSKTAHRVTRHVTEALKRDIIYMKNGSKNKSNQSLFRFLKKNYAYNDLLNVCNLKNKHMKKEKYISGKRNPKNRIIAHTKFSIDKFIIKKKINKIILIRSNNKLRSCPKKALPIGSIIQQTNQKGKEDETNSLGSNMHDNSQEVQNNSKRMSSLNMNMLREGEYCNYTSSHKNKNFYLNLLKYKHIEHFIYSLKRNVIRNYKTFEKKKLIYKKEIENGKIDKSNHRIKEIGYIKYEVNQNKKCKVFTSLNEINKKEDDQFSNNRTDIYWIKNKNLLKWKNGYSYIKKYSYLYDLHNGKITGIENRNTFKLIKGVINIYKKFKIFKDKKIKGYLIFNCVSFNKAKICYNEKKKKLITFHENIFNDIGNKEVESPNFYHNTGSNCDWFFNSFDYVGDTSNVHSLSFNKFAKSVEKGQKNDRDQNLFLPNYSNDDRKVSTVNENDTSYICNRFKIVESKKDCWKKKNVLCKRNTIDVIRDLNKSHRHTEKKMNDIFDHISKYTNRISKNINLSNINRYDDYPFNFFSKEKYENKNISISTPPIDEIKILNYILSTPLPKINDEGKKCLWKFRLFLVNRKETLGKFIKSVNWKDKDEEKEAISLLRKWSKPSLENCLELFHLYMRYNVIKKYIIDIIKNAKKEQLKLYLFQIVQRLRTFNYQRIDDLFIDILIHKCVKSKKLSIYLYWFLLSETQDKNNGKLYLHVHKLFINKLVKSNSKKKKKILEILKNQNRFRNQLLYLTIISKNKSDHIQNKTKKIRKNLFYYRQCFGYINVKNFIKNNIFITDQNVYNFSHTSESQQSYGNLSSHPMDTTVLNTSTTEAGSLQNGSTSLPSTITPSNVSLPNQHEEYHSLKGKHNLKTIPDDLCNSIYYLSPELSIHFNADEDKYAFQYERKCSMSDEYINNNAMSNVSHNRNRDNNFENENSGYVINYIDDSKIVKIEKNRDSSFFSNFLQNNDSFGFFLNYSDDDKTIEILDDSINIVQEQKIKKVTTPLILPIDPNTELLTFLPEHSYVLRSSLYPIVIACLVRKKIKLFHSDYHNLIINKQKYLKKNIKKTKKNYSLYHFYDSNFIKALYSSFDKAKDFQYYYKNIKCENNVIFYKKQKIERIDPSQNSELYREGKKQNEKVRTDILKEMQIKISNGKGLYHNDDSLADINENFGELDYTFNPDFSHFESKKVDNDSVVASTSNSIMKKKNDMNNLEKSDSKLCEKENNDSLNDKLEKELTQKEKQNNINKKHVKKYNEIYELTIKKYIYKAGDDLRQDHLVIQVIYIIDNIWKKYGLNLKLTLYRVLALSTNDGFIEFVDYAESISSIKKNYNGEIRQYFIHHSKERNTPLGFDTEILENFISSCAGYSVITYILGIGDRHLDNLMVSNDGRFFHIDFGYIFGEDPKPFSPPMKLCKEMIEAMGGAQSVGYEQFLKKCCLAYKYLRYHSTLIISLLDSMCESGLKDMKTAPELCVLKVQEKFRLDLNDEAAEIQFLEVINASVKTLFPVVVDKLHEWALNWK; from the coding sequence atggacTATAAAGAAAACAGTGGGCAGGCAAATATAAAGGATGTAGATTTTTATGTTACTATAAAGCTGCGCTTTTGTATTTGCCTTAAAGagaataatgatataattattgggaaaaaaatatatgatgagaaaaaaaaattaataaaaaaaatcatatatttaaaaaagtttacattgaaaaaaaaaagaaatggaAAATCACGAGTGGAAAATATTCAGCTAAAAAATAGTGATGATAATATTGTAGAAAAGAAAGAAGAACAAacagaaaaacaaaatgaatcaATCTCATCATCCACTATACAAACAAGTcaaaatcaaaattttactgataaaaaagatgaaaataaacataataattctGTATCTAGTtacacaaatataaattataaagaatggtggaaggaaaaaaaccaaaataattttattataacttgttatttaattatagacaatgaatttttttctcacCCAATTACTCTCGAATGTGATGAgcttaaaataaaaggtgaaaatgatgaaatcaaaattaaaaaaaaaaaaaatccaaaaattgatataaaggttgaaaaaaaaaaagaggaATATCATGACCCaattgatatttttatagaaagaaaaaaaaataaaatcacaaataaaatatttatattaaataagcGAATATGTTTTCCAGTGAAATATCGACAATTAAACCCAAATagctatttattatttatttttcaaaataaaaataatacggATGTAAGTTATTATTCGTTTTGTAGATTGTTTACTCAAAATGGTGTTTTAAAGCAGGGCCTACAAATAAGGCATATGTATTACACAGGAAGTAGTGACAAAAACAATTACAATATAACAACTAGCAAAACTGCCCATCGGGTTACTAGACATGTTACTGAAGCATTGAAGAGggatattatttatatgaaaaacggttctaaaaataaatcaaatcaAAGCCTTTTccgttttttaaaaaaaaattatgcatataatgatttattaaatgtttgtaatttaaaaaacaaacatatgaaaaaggaaaaatacATATCTGGTAAGAGAAATCCAAAAAATCGAATAATAGCACACACCAAATTTTCTATtgacaaatttataataaaaaaaaaaataaataaaattatccTTATAAggtcaaataataaactcAGATCATGCCCGAAAAAGGCACTACCGATTGGTAGTATAATTCAACAGACCAACCAAAAAGGAAAGGAAGACGAAACAAACTCGTTAGGAAGTAATATGCATGATAATAGTCAAGAAGTccaaaataattcaaaacgTATGAGCAGCCTTAACATGAACATGCTTAGAGAGGGAGAGTATTGTAATTATACTAGttcacataaaaataaaaacttttacttaaatttgttaaaatataaacatatagaacattttatatattcccTGAAAAGAAATGTCAtaagaaattataaaacctttgagaaaaaaaaattaatatataagaaagaaatcgaaaatggaaaaattgACAAAAGCAATCATcgaataaaagaaataggatatataaaatatgaagtgaatcagaataaaaaatgtaaagtTTTCACAAGCTTAAATgagataaataaaaaagaagatgatcaattttcaaataataggACAGATATATATtggataaaaaataaaaatttattaaaatggaaaaatggatatagttatataaaaaaatatagctaCTTATACGATTTACATAATGGTAAAATAACTGGTATTGAAAACCGAAatacatttaaattaattaaaggtgtaataaatatatataaaaaatttaaaatctttaaggacaaaaaaataaaaggctacctaatatttaattgtgTTAGTTTTAATAAAGCTAAAATATGCtataatgaaaagaaaaaaaaattaattacattccatgaaaatatttttaatgatataGGAAATAAAGAAGTTGAATCTCccaatttttatcataacaCTGGTTCAAATTGTGATTGGTTTTTTAATTCCTTTGATTATGTTGGAGATACTAGTAATGTTCATAGCTTaagttttaataaatttgcaAAATCGGTTGAAAAAGGGCAGAAAAACGATAGAgatcaaaatttatttcttccCAACTATTCAAATGATGATAGGAAAGTGAGCACAGTAAATGAAAACGATACAAGCTATATATGTAACCGGTTTAAGATAGTAGAAAGTAAAAAGGATtgttggaaaaaaaaaaatgttttatgtAAACGAAATACGATCGACGTAATTCGAGACTTGAATAAAAGTCATAGACatacagaaaaaaaaatgaatgacATATTTGATCACATTagtaaatatacaaataggattagtaaaaatataaacctAAGCAATATAAATAGATATGATGATTATCCATTTAATTTCTTttcaaaagaaaaatatgaaaataaaaatatatctattaGTACTCCACCAATAGATgaaatcaaaatattaaattatattttaagtaCCCCTTTACCAAAGATAAATGATGAAGGAAAGAAATGCTTATGGAAATttcgtttatttttagtaaATCGTAAAGAGACATTgggaaaatttattaaatctGTAAATTGGAAAGATaaagatgaagaaaaagagGCAATAAGTTTGTTAAGGAAATGGTCAAAACCATCTCTGGAAAATTGTTTagaattatttcatttatatatgcgttataatgttataaaaaaatatattatagatataattaaaaatgcaaaaaaagaacaattaaaattgtatttatttcaaatagTTCAAAGATTAAGAACATTTAATTATCAACGTATTGATGACCTATTCattgatatattaatacataaatGTGTGAAGTCAAAAAAGCTgtctatttatttatattggtTTCTTCTTAGTGAAACTCaggataaaaataatggaaaattatatttacatgtTCATAagttatttataaataagcTAGTTAAATcgaattcaaaaaaaaaaaaaaaaattttagaaattctaaaaaatcaaaatagaTTTCGTAATCAGTTACTTTACCTAACAATAATatccaaaaataaaagtgatcatattcaaaataaaacaaaaaaaattagaaaaaatttattttattataggCAATGTTTTGGCTATATTAATgtcaaaaattttataaaaaataatatatttattacggatcaaaatgtatataactTTTCTCATACTTCTGAATCTCAACAAAGTTATGGCAATTTATCTTCTCATCCTATGGATACTACTGTTTTAAATACGTCTACAACTGAAGCTGGATCACTTCAAAATGGTTCTACAAGTTTGCCATCAACTATCACGCCATCTAATGTATCTCTACCCAATCAACATGAAGAATATCATTCTTTAAAAGGAAAGCACAATTTGAAAACAATTCCAGACGACCTTTGCAATTCTATATATTACCTAAGCCCCGAACTCTCAATCCATTTCAATGCAGACGaagataaatatgcatttcAATATGAAAGAAAATGTAGTATGTCCGACGAATACATTAATAACAATGCTATGAGCAATGTTAGTCATAATCGAAATcgtgataataattttgaaaatgaaaatagtgGATATgtgataaattatattgatgACTCTAAAATAGTGAAGATCGAAAAGAATAGAGATAGttcgtttttttctaattttttacaaaataatgatagttttggattttttcttaattatAGTGATGATGATAAAACTATTGAAATTTTAGATGattcaataaatatagttcaagaacaaaaaataaaaaaagtaactACTCCTTTAATTTTACCAATAGATCCAAATACTGAAttattaacttttttaCCTGAACATTCATATGTTTTACGATCATCATTATATCCTATTGTTATCGCTTGTTTggttagaaaaaaaattaaattatttcattccgattatcataatttaattattaataaacaaaaatatttaaaaaaaaatataaaaaaaacgaaaaaaaattattcattatatcatttctatgattcaaattttattaaagcATTGTATAGTTCATTTGATAAAGCAAAAgattttcaatattattataaaaatattaagtgtgaaaataatgtaattttttataaaaaacaaaagataGAACGAATAGACCCTTCACAAAATAGTGAGCTTTATAGAGAGGGaaagaaacaaaatgaaaaagtaaGAACAGATATTCTAAAGgaaatgcaaataaaaatatcaaatggTAAGGGACTATATCATAATGATGACTCATTAGCAGATATTAATGAAAACTTTGGAGAACTTGATTATACCTTCAATCCGGACTTTTCTCATTTTGAAAGTAAAAAAGTAGACAACGATTCGGTAGTTGCATCTACTTCAAACtcaataatgaaaaagaaaaatgacATGAATAATTTGGAAAAGTCAGACTCGAAATTAtgtgaaaaagaaaataatgattcCTTGAATGATAAACTGGAAAAGGAACTAacacaaaaagaaaaacaaaataatattaataaaaagcatgtaaaaaaatataatgaaatatatgaactaactattaaaaaatatatatataaagcaGGAGATGATTTAAGACAAGATCATTTAGTAATAcaagttatatatataattgataatatttggaaaaaatatggattaaatttaaaattaacatTATATAGAGTTTTAGCTTTATCTACCAATGATGGATTTATTGAATTTGTAGATTATGCTGAATCAATTTcttctataaaaaaaaattataatggtGAGATTagacaatattttattcatcATAGTAAAGAAAGAAATACACCTTTAGGATTTGATACTgaaattttagaaaattttatttcaagtTGTGCTGGTTATAGTGTTATTACTTACATATTAGGAATAGGAGATCGTCATTTAGATAATCTAATGGTATCTAATGATGGtcgtttttttcatattgattttggatatatatttggtGAAGATCCTAAACCATTTTCACCTCCTATGAAATTATGTAAAGAAATGATTGAAGCAATGGGTGGGGCTCAAAGTGTAGGATAtgaacaatttttaaaaaaatgttgtttagcatacaaatatttaagaTACCATTCCACATTAATTATAAGCTTATTAGATTCTATGTGTGAATCGGGTTTAAAGGATATGAAAACGGCCCCTGAATTATGTGTTTTAAAAGTTCAAGAAAAATTTAGATTAGACTTAAATGATGAAGCTGCAGAAATTCAATTCTTGGAAGTTATTAATGCATCTGTTAAGACACTTTTTCCAGTAGTTGTAGATAAGCTTCATGAATGGGCCCTAAACTggaaatga
- a CDS encoding amino acid transporter, putative, producing MEIPNKEIIFSKLKDDKIIQNKKKPLHKIGQYHNNYSKIFRNKHTLGFRSIGRTKSSIIKKNKSKSLGIITKENIINLIRHNKSDVRKIRSILFLKAYEHSELFHKKKQDRLEKLKLNKYNKCIEVKDAKEKERLKLLKLLKSYNIKYEGYTNLYDLCDYSIYFSEQNNKNGKEVTDIQMYKINEKNKKKKDDNDNFLYYLVSIGISYNDIIEMASVFENMKYLKYCNLYMLPWIYKKVNEFHNYDVNTFVLHCVVYSITTLSSSLYLFIKYKTIAIIFPLFITYMFFSAPFLLQEINGGRFVLDGCISFFNSINSYHLPIAISLLISYILSIIKCIDSICLHLHYFSYYFIDKNPWVYKNLNNKICSKFNGNKNICNIGRNICSYNITDGKCEINTMKLSMKMYDTLLRKYTEPKTINFGGNVVLYSFLFLFLYNSFSKYKSSNKLIKLFTFLIIFIFTIDIISLRDFSLLELLSVDLNVSKIFSILSNHEVWISCMIHCIVNMSFHSGIYFYTSKGLRLGIDIIYCTYLIVMCCFLFDILIFITFSVIIGKNLKNIENNYYFLLKLIKRNFYYILVPVAHNYYNKFTLFLSIIFAFIYLTFMLISASKRIDILFLSLNDIFHFRGPTKQKMITLGWIFIFCLYYIYRSININYLDICITQLSHIIILLILFYINFNFFWIRGIKKTAKKIGLFPLALNMILIFLNEFTFMYFEIFLKLQNRVLLYFIRQFINIFIIPLCSIFTYSVFQCIACRNPGSAPFGLKEMTKSYLLIVGDIDKSKHIQLEFKNNSKYMKWFNIYLIIFFRYFAMDLIFMCFLHLWNEFLIKNEAFFNLENIIFGIDPYLFFFLLYVIYVYICYLHVPLLILIKKKKIFKVNNFNILDYPIPFDQIKQNKKSSFYGEFSIRG from the exons atggaaataccaaataaagaaataatattttcaaaattaaaagatgataaaattatacaaaataaaaaaaagccCTTACATAAAATTGGTCAgtatcataataattattctaAAATATTCCGAAACAAGCATACATTAGGATTTCGAAGTATAGGAAGAACAAAAAGttcaataataaaaaaaaataaaagtaaaagcTTGGGAATAATtacaaaagaaaatataataaatttaattaggCATAATAAAAGTGATGTACGAAAAATTCGAtctatactatttttaaaagctTATGAGCATTCAGAATTATTTCACAAAAAGAAACAAGATCGATTGGAAAAGTTAAaactaaataaatataataaatgtattgAAGTAAAAGACGCAAAAGAGAAAGAGAGATTAAAGTtgttaaaattgttaaaaagttataatataaaatatgagggttatacaaatttatatgatttatGTGATTattcaatttatttttcagaacagaataataaaaatggaaaagaaGTAACAGATATCCAAATgtacaaaataaatgaaaaaaataaaaaaaaaaaagatgataatgataattttttgtattatctTGTATCTATTGGTATAtcatataatgatataattgAAATGGCAAGTGTctttgaaaatatgaaatatttaaaatattgtaatttatatatgttaccatggatatataaaaaagtaaatgaATTTCATAACTATGATGTAAATACATTTGTTTTACATTGTGTAGTATATTCTATAACAACATTAAGTTcatctttatatttatttataaaatataagacaattgctattatatttccattatttattacttatatgtttttttctgcTCCGTTTTTATTACAAGAAATAAACGGTGGAAGATTTGTTTTAGATGGttgtatttctttttttaattctataAATAGTTATCATTTACCAATAGCTATTTCTTTActtatatcatatatattgtctataataaaatgcatTGACTCTATATGTTTACACttgcattatttttcatattattttattgataaaaatccatgggtatataaaaatcttaataataaaatatgctcCAAATTTAAtgggaataaaaatatttgtaacATCGGtagaaatatatgttcTTATAATATCACTGATGGGAAATGTGAAATAAACACAATGAAGTTG AGCATGAAAATGTATGACACCTTACTAAGAAAATATACAGAACCGAAGACGATAAATTTTGGAGGGAATGTTGTATTATATTCgttcctttttttatttttatacaacagtttttcaaaatataaatcatccaataaattaataaaattatttacatttttaataatttttatttttacaattgatattatttctttacgTGATTTTTCCCTTCTTGAGCTATTGTCAGTCGATTTAAatgtttcaaaaatattcagCATTTTGTCAAACCATGAAGTATGGATTTCATGTATGATCCATTGTATTGTTAATATGTCTTTCCATTCCGGGATTTACTTTTACACATCCAAGGGACTTAG ACTCGGAATCGACATAATATACTGCACATACCTGATTGTAATGTGTTGTTTcctatttgatatattaatatttataacattttcaGTAATAATTGGGAagaacttaaaaaatattgaaaataattattattttttacttaaGCTGATAAAgagaaatttttattatatcctTGTACCAGTGGcccataattattataataaatttactttatttttgagtataatatttgcatttatttatttaaccTTTATGCTTATATCAGCATCAAAAAGGAtagatattttatttttgtctttaaacgatatatttcattttaggGGGCCTactaaacaaaaaatgatcaCATTAGGAtggatatttatattttgtttatattatatttatagatctataaatataaattatttagatATATGCATAACACAATTAtctcatattattattttattaattttattttatattaattttaattttttttggataCGAgggataaaaaaaacggccaaaaaaattggattatttccattagctttaaatatgatactaatatttttaaatgaatttacatttatgtattttgaAATCTTTTTGAAGTTACAAAATAGagttttattatactttatcagacaatttattaatatatttattattcccCTCTGTTcgatatttacatattccGTCTTCCAATGTATAGCATGTCGTAATCCAGGATCTGCCCCGTTTGGTCTCAAAGAAATG ACAAAGAGCTACCTACTAATCGTGGGGGATATTGACAAATCGAAGCATATCCAACTAgaattcaaaaataattcaaaatatatgaaatggTTTAATATctatttgataattttttttcgatattTTGCTATggatttaatatttatgtgctttttacatttatggaatgaatttttaataaaaaacgaagctttttttaatttagagaatataatttttgggATAGatccatatttatttttttttctactttatgttatatatgtttatatttgttatttaCATGTaccattattaatattaataaaaaaaaagaaaatatttaaagtCAATAATTTTAACATTTTAGATTATCCTATCCCCTTTGATCAAATcaaacaaaacaaaaaaagctCATTTTATGGTGAGTTTTCAATAAGGGGGTAG
- a CDS encoding glideosome-associated protein 40, putative, which produces MEKLNLPEWTDIERYFKDPELITSELLFVGLTLCNVFVMYRLFLDVIPFPIFVTWWQLAQGLLVAYVCGEMGKEFPKFAYFPKVEINENMLKVLFVPSIFYCLMLVLSNYLLFKTPCISSYPVLVSFTVVFHHIIRFVGCGEEYMPLRWKSIAFLLSAFVFGCFDSQTSGKGVIIWALLYALFSAIFRAGFMQKIMHLVEGKGNTLHNNQHMLGVLILPVLILLSGEWRVLGHMPYNITSLYTWQVWGCLVTVGALPFVKNVVSNRLVRRTGQGPWRFLEIISIALVFMIGLGYNKPSFMGYLAIICVIIGRSLGAFDVLLNVSDYMISEDERKRKMEKSSYAKSRQGTQASKPFLSSGENEDDDESSFSSNDSKSYQGSQDYDDKESINSSSNQYSTHKGTSRMVSFSNHTSHEDISIDESRIGSERDINARSSSFKSKPQYSRKYSSKQEVIDSQA; this is translated from the coding sequence atggaaaagtTAAATTTGCCAGAGTGGACTGATATCGAAAGATATTTTAAAGATCCGGAATTAATAACTTCCGagttattatttgttgGTTTGACATTATGTAACGTGTTTGTTATGTATCGGTTATTTTTGGATGTTATACCTTTCCCTATATTTGTTACATGGTGGCAATTAGCACAAGGTTTATTAGTTGCCTATGTGTGTGGTGAAATGGGTAAAGAATTTCCaaaatttgcatattttccAAAAGTGGagataaatgaaaatatgttaaaagttttatttgtgccatcaattttttattgtttaatGCTTGTATTGTCaaattatttgttatttaaAACCCCCTGCATATCATCATATCCAGTACTTGTAAGTTTTACTGTTGTCTTTCATCACATAATTCGTTTTGTTGGATGCGGAGAAGAATATATGCCCCTAAGATGGAAATCCAtagcatttttattgtcAGCATTTGTATTTGGATGTTTTGATTCCCAAACATCAGGAAAAGGCGTAATTATATGGGccttattatatgcattattttcaGCAATATTTAGAGCCGGTTTTATGCAAAAGATTATGCACTTAGTTGAAGGAAAAGGAAATACATTACATAATAATCAACATATGTTAGGAGTTTTAATATTACCcgtattaattttattatctgGTGAATGGAGAGTATTAGGGCATATGCCATACAATATAACTTCTTTATATACATGGCAAGTATGGGGATGTTTAGTAACAGTCGGAGCATTACcttttgttaaaaatgttgTATCAAATAGATTGGTTAGAAGAACAGGACAAGGCCCATGGAGATTTTTAGAAATTATTTCGATAGCATTAGTATTTATGATTGGTTTAGGATATAATAAACCATCTTTTATGGGATATTTGGCTATTATTTGTGTAATTATTGGAAGATCTTTAGGTGCTTTTgatgtattattaaatgttTCGGATTATATGATTTCTGAAgatgaaagaaaaagaaaaatggaaaaatcaAGTTATGCAAAAAGTAGACAAGGTACCCAAGCCTCTAaaccatttttatcatctgGAGAAAATGAAGATGATGATGAAAGTTCATTTAGTTCAAATGATAGTAAAAGCTATCAAGGTTCTCAAGATTATGATGATAAAGAAAGTATAAATAGTAGCTCTAATCAATATAGTACACATAAAGGAACAAGTAGAATGGTTAGCTTTTCAAATCATACAAGTCATGAAGATATTTCTATTGATGAAAGTCGAATAGGAAGTGAACGTGATATAAATGCAAGAAGTTCAAGTTTCAAATCTAAACCTCAATATTCACGAAAATATTCTTCAAAGCAGGAGGTTATCGATTCTCAAGcttaa
- a CDS encoding BolA-like protein, putative, protein MSVQKIIEQKLSTALKPVFLELIDKSCGCGTAFDAIIVSNNFVDKRLLDRHRIVNEIIKEELQNIHAFSMKCHTPIEYDKLKEK, encoded by the coding sequence atgagtGTACAGAAAATTATAGAACAAAAATTAAGCACAGCCTTAAAACCAGTTTTTTTAGAATTGATTGACAAATCATGTGGATGTGGAACAGCCTTTGATGCAATAATTGTTTCAAACAATTTTGTAGATAAAAGATTATTGGATAGACATAGAATAGTTAATGAAATAATCAAAGAAGAGttacaaaatattcatGCATTTTCTATGAAATGTCACACCCCTATTGAATATGATAAACTTAAGGAAAAATAA